One genomic region from Knoellia sp. p5-6-4 encodes:
- a CDS encoding fused MFS/spermidine synthase, with the protein MVVDEQPQSHVDLADPTHLLFEYVLHFALVLDTLPEGPLAVTHIGGAGLTLPRYVQHTRPGSPQVVLEPDVPLTEAVRHELPLPRGHRIRIRPVDGRTGLAALRGASADVLVLDAYAGGRMPAELSTVEFLADVRRVLKPEGVFLANVSDEPARDHLRRWHAGLAEVFPQTLGIALAEVWKRRRFGNYVLAGSSVELDVSRLTRAVAGCPFPSSLRTRAELERLLGGGRPYTDADTSESPQPPPKDGWRLR; encoded by the coding sequence GTGGTGGTCGACGAGCAGCCGCAGTCGCACGTCGACCTCGCCGACCCCACCCACCTCCTCTTCGAGTACGTCCTGCACTTCGCCCTGGTTCTCGACACCCTCCCCGAGGGCCCCCTCGCCGTCACCCACATCGGCGGCGCCGGGCTGACGCTGCCCCGCTACGTGCAGCACACCCGCCCCGGCTCGCCGCAGGTCGTGCTGGAGCCGGACGTGCCGCTCACCGAGGCAGTCCGCCACGAGCTGCCCCTGCCCCGCGGGCACCGGATCAGGATCCGGCCGGTCGACGGCCGCACCGGCCTGGCGGCGCTGCGTGGCGCGAGCGCCGACGTCCTGGTGCTCGACGCCTACGCCGGCGGCCGGATGCCCGCCGAGCTGTCGACGGTGGAGTTCCTCGCCGACGTGCGCCGCGTGCTGAAGCCCGAGGGCGTCTTCCTCGCCAACGTCAGCGACGAACCGGCCCGCGACCACCTGCGCCGGTGGCACGCCGGGTTGGCCGAGGTGTTCCCGCAGACCCTGGGGATCGCGCTGGCCGAGGTCTGGAAGCGCCGGCGGTTCGGCAACTACGTCCTGGCCGGCTCCTCGGTCGAGCTCGACGTTTCCCGGCTGACCCGGGCGGTGGCCGGATGCCCGTTCCCCAGCTCGCTGCGCACCCGCGCGGAGCTCGAACGGCTGCTCGGCGGGGGACGGCCCTACACGGACGCCGACACGAGCGAGTCGCCGCAGCCGCCGCCCAAGGACGGCTGGCGCCTCCGCTGA
- a CDS encoding anti-sigma factor gives MNADIHGLSGAYAVDALDDGERAEFERHLGQCPECQDEVASLRAAAVELTHASAATPPASLRESVLSQISTVRPLPPVTGDTGTAAPAPAGVTTLESRRRRANPMTWLVAAAAAAVLVIGGIVWSPWESETPQRPLTATEQVIQAKDAQRYEKVIDGARATIVRSVSLGKAVIIAEDMPAAPEGKDFQIWFQNPEGAMVSAGVMPHEAKPSVTMELDGDASKFTGVGITVEPAGGSPAPTSDPIALIEFS, from the coding sequence ATGAACGCCGACATCCACGGGCTCAGCGGCGCCTACGCCGTCGACGCGCTCGACGACGGCGAGCGCGCTGAGTTCGAGCGCCACCTCGGGCAGTGCCCGGAGTGCCAGGACGAGGTCGCGAGCCTGCGGGCCGCGGCAGTCGAGCTGACCCACGCCAGCGCGGCAACCCCACCTGCGTCACTGCGCGAGTCGGTGCTGAGCCAGATCTCCACCGTGCGCCCCCTGCCCCCGGTGACCGGGGACACCGGTACGGCCGCGCCTGCACCCGCCGGCGTCACCACCCTCGAGAGCCGGCGCCGCCGGGCCAACCCGATGACCTGGCTGGTCGCGGCTGCCGCCGCGGCGGTGCTCGTGATCGGCGGCATCGTCTGGAGCCCCTGGGAGAGCGAGACGCCCCAGCGCCCGCTGACGGCCACCGAGCAGGTCATCCAGGCCAAGGACGCCCAGCGCTACGAGAAGGTGATCGACGGGGCCCGGGCGACCATCGTGCGCAGCGTCTCGCTCGGCAAGGCCGTCATCATCGCCGAGGACATGCCTGCCGCCCCCGAGGGCAAGGACTTCCAGATCTGGTTCCAGAACCCGGAGGGCGCCATGGTCAGTGCCGGGGTCATGCCGCACGAGGCCAAGCCGAGCGTCACCATGGAGCTCGACGGCGACGCCTCGAAGTTCACCGGCGTCGGCATCACCGTGGAACCCGCCGGCGGTTCACCGGCGCCGACGAGCGACCCGATCGCCCTGATCGAGTTCAGCTAG
- a CDS encoding molybdopterin-dependent oxidoreductase — protein sequence MSSSSAPRWPYAVSGALAAAAGAAAGHLVAALVNPDASPVVAVGAAVIDATPTPVKEWAVATLGTADKPVLLGSVAVVALLSAAGIGVLARSRRTLALVLLGAVTVLPALAALTRPTSTPVDVFPALATALVGVVALHWLAGRADRLPPGGRTAAAATPAVHSPLDGTAHEAGAPPTAARRSFLLGAAGVAAAAAAGAALGQKVGTNPTLPTAADLPRPGPPLPALPAGLEQRVRGISPFRTPVRSFYRVDTSLIVPRVDPADWALEIDGDVANPFRLTYAELLDLPMIERDITLTCVSNEVGGGYVSSARWLGVRVRDLLDRAQVGSGADQVLSTSTSGFTISTPLQALVDDRDALVAVAMNGDPLPPRHGFPARLVTPGLYGFVGSTKWLARLTATTYAGDKAYWTERGWATDAPVLTQSRIDTPKGLSTVRAGESVPIGGVAWAQGRGIRSVEVRVDDGEWRPATLGPEAGIDYWRQWYLPWTPEPGGGRRTLTVRATDNDGQVQTETRAEPFPKGATGWHSVVVFVS from the coding sequence ATGAGCAGCAGCAGCGCGCCGCGCTGGCCGTATGCCGTGTCCGGCGCCCTCGCCGCGGCCGCCGGCGCCGCGGCCGGCCACCTCGTCGCTGCCCTGGTCAACCCCGACGCCTCCCCCGTGGTGGCCGTGGGTGCGGCGGTGATCGACGCCACCCCCACCCCGGTCAAGGAGTGGGCGGTGGCCACCCTCGGCACCGCCGACAAGCCGGTGCTGCTCGGCTCGGTGGCTGTCGTCGCCCTGCTGTCAGCAGCGGGCATCGGCGTGCTGGCCCGCAGTCGGCGCACCCTCGCCCTCGTGCTGCTCGGCGCGGTGACCGTGCTGCCGGCCCTGGCCGCCCTCACCCGACCCACCAGCACCCCCGTCGACGTGTTCCCCGCCCTCGCGACCGCCCTGGTCGGCGTCGTGGCCCTCCACTGGCTCGCGGGTCGCGCGGACCGGCTGCCGCCCGGCGGCCGGACTGCCGCGGCGGCCACCCCAGCCGTGCACAGCCCCCTGGACGGGACGGCACACGAGGCAGGCGCGCCGCCCACCGCCGCCCGCCGCTCGTTCCTCCTCGGCGCGGCGGGCGTTGCCGCGGCGGCGGCTGCCGGCGCGGCCCTCGGGCAGAAGGTCGGCACCAACCCCACGCTGCCGACCGCGGCCGACCTGCCCCGGCCCGGCCCGCCGCTGCCCGCACTGCCGGCGGGGCTGGAGCAGCGGGTCCGCGGGATCAGCCCCTTCCGCACCCCGGTGCGCTCGTTCTACCGCGTGGACACCTCGCTCATCGTTCCGCGCGTCGACCCCGCCGACTGGGCGCTTGAGATCGACGGCGACGTGGCCAACCCCTTCCGGCTCACCTACGCCGAGCTGCTCGACCTGCCCATGATCGAGCGCGACATCACCCTGACGTGCGTCAGCAACGAGGTGGGGGGCGGCTACGTCAGCTCGGCCCGCTGGCTCGGCGTCAGGGTGCGCGACCTGCTCGACCGGGCACAGGTGGGCAGCGGCGCCGACCAGGTCCTCAGCACCTCCACGAGCGGTTTCACCATCTCGACCCCGCTGCAGGCGCTCGTGGACGACCGCGACGCCCTGGTGGCGGTTGCCATGAACGGCGACCCGCTGCCCCCTCGGCACGGTTTCCCTGCCCGGCTCGTCACCCCTGGCCTGTACGGGTTCGTCGGGTCCACGAAGTGGCTGGCTCGGCTCACGGCCACGACCTATGCGGGGGACAAGGCCTACTGGACCGAGCGTGGCTGGGCCACCGACGCCCCGGTGCTCACCCAGTCGCGCATCGACACGCCCAAGGGCCTGTCGACCGTTCGCGCCGGGGAGAGCGTGCCGATCGGCGGCGTCGCCTGGGCGCAGGGACGCGGCATACGGTCCGTCGAGGTGCGGGTCGACGACGGGGAATGGAGGCCCGCGACGCTGGGGCCAGAGGCAGGCATCGACTACTGGCGGCAGTGGTACCTGCCCTGGACGCCGGAGCCCGGTGGTGGTCGCCGGACGCTGACGGTGCGGGCCACCGACAACGACGGCCAGGTGCAGACCGAAACCAGGGCAGAGCCCTTCCCCAAAGGCGCCACAGGATGGCACTCCGTCGTGGTGTTCGTCTCATGA
- a CDS encoding zinc-dependent alcohol dehydrogenase family protein, giving the protein MKATILHGTRDVRVEEVDDPTIQRPTDALVRVTAACVCGSDLWPYRGINEVRRPRRIGHEFVGIVEEVGSEVRSLRPGDFVIAPFLFSDNTCPHCLVGMQSACRNGGGYGGRDSDGLVVDGGQGEYVRVPLADGTLVSTREVPDDSLVPSLLTLSDVMGTGWHAAVAAGVREGDTVVVVGDGAVGLCGVLAAARMGAERVVAMSRHESRQRLARRFGATDIIAERGGEGEAAVLDLTDGVGADAVLECVGTGESMNTAITVARPGATVGYVGVPHGVDLPIGEMFSRNIGVAGGVAPVRQYLPHLRDDVLAGAIDPGLVFDLEVPLDDVAEAYAAMDERRAIKSLVRP; this is encoded by the coding sequence ATGAAGGCCACGATCCTGCACGGCACCCGCGACGTCCGCGTCGAGGAGGTCGACGACCCAACGATCCAGCGACCGACCGACGCGCTGGTCCGCGTCACCGCCGCCTGCGTGTGCGGCAGCGACCTGTGGCCCTACCGCGGCATCAACGAGGTCAGGCGACCCCGGCGGATCGGGCACGAGTTCGTCGGCATCGTCGAGGAGGTGGGGTCGGAGGTCCGCAGCCTGCGGCCCGGCGACTTCGTGATCGCGCCGTTCCTGTTCTCCGACAACACCTGCCCGCACTGCTTGGTGGGCATGCAGAGCGCCTGCCGGAACGGCGGCGGCTACGGAGGGCGCGACAGCGACGGGCTCGTGGTCGACGGCGGCCAGGGTGAGTACGTCCGCGTGCCCCTCGCCGACGGAACCCTGGTCTCCACCCGCGAGGTGCCCGACGACTCGCTCGTCCCCTCCCTGCTGACCCTGTCGGACGTCATGGGCACCGGGTGGCACGCGGCCGTCGCCGCCGGCGTCCGCGAGGGCGACACCGTCGTGGTCGTGGGTGACGGAGCCGTGGGGCTGTGCGGGGTGCTCGCCGCTGCCCGCATGGGCGCCGAGCGGGTCGTGGCGATGTCGCGGCACGAGTCGCGCCAGCGCCTGGCCCGGCGCTTCGGGGCGACCGACATCATCGCCGAGCGGGGCGGTGAGGGCGAGGCGGCGGTGCTGGACCTCACCGACGGCGTCGGCGCCGACGCCGTGCTGGAGTGCGTGGGCACGGGCGAGTCCATGAACACCGCCATCACCGTCGCCCGCCCCGGCGCCACCGTCGGCTACGTCGGCGTCCCCCATGGCGTCGACCTGCCCATCGGCGAGATGTTCAGCCGCAACATCGGCGTGGCCGGGGGCGTCGCGCCCGTGCGCCAGTACCTCCCGCACCTGCGCGACGACGTGCTCGCCGGCGCGATCGACCCCGGGCTCGTCTTCGACCTCGAGGTGCCGCTCGACGACGTGGCCGAGGCCTACGCCGCCATGGACGAGCGGCGCGCCATCAAGTCGCTGGTGCGGCCCTGA
- the sigK gene encoding ECF RNA polymerase sigma factor SigK — MSAFSPGGPAPGGSAAPGQPDLAELLRASARGDEQAFAELYDATSRRLYGLVLRVVRDPSQAEEVAQEAFLEIWRTSARFDRAKGSAMSWMLTIAHRKAVDRVRSAEASSRRDATYEATTQDRAYDITAEEVERSLDSQRVRQALASLTETQRGAVQLAYFGGYTHNEVAALLGIPLGTAKTRIRDGLIRLRDTLGMQS; from the coding sequence ATGTCAGCGTTCTCCCCGGGAGGCCCAGCCCCTGGGGGGAGCGCTGCCCCCGGGCAGCCGGACCTCGCCGAGCTGCTCCGGGCCTCGGCCCGTGGTGACGAGCAGGCGTTCGCCGAGCTCTACGACGCCACGTCCCGCCGCCTCTACGGACTGGTCCTGCGCGTCGTGCGCGACCCCTCCCAGGCCGAGGAGGTGGCCCAGGAGGCCTTCCTCGAGATCTGGCGCACCAGCGCGCGCTTCGACCGGGCCAAGGGCAGTGCGATGAGCTGGATGTTGACCATCGCCCACCGCAAGGCCGTCGACCGGGTCCGCTCCGCCGAGGCCTCGAGCCGGCGCGACGCGACCTACGAGGCGACCACCCAGGACCGCGCCTACGACATCACCGCCGAGGAGGTCGAGCGCAGCCTCGACAGCCAGCGGGTCCGTCAGGCGCTCGCCTCGCTGACCGAGACCCAGCGGGGCGCGGTGCAGCTCGCCTACTTCGGGGGCTACACCCACAACGAGGTCGCCGCCCTGCTGGGTATCCCCCTCGGCACGGCAAAGACCAGAATCAGGGACGGACTCATCCGTCTTCGCGACACCTTGGGAATGCAGTCATGA
- a CDS encoding sterol carrier family protein — translation MPPRRRVPVAAGTAALLAWRDDPDITDRETLATAVRYALEELAQRAPGRSVEVRVPPFGAVQCIEGQTHTRGTPPNVVETDAVTWLALAVGQLGWEQAWEAGTLRVSGHRADLEPYLPLV, via the coding sequence ATGCCGCCGCGTCGCCGGGTCCCCGTCGCAGCGGGGACCGCCGCGCTGCTCGCCTGGCGCGACGACCCCGACATCACCGACCGGGAGACGTTGGCCACCGCCGTGCGCTACGCCCTCGAGGAGCTTGCCCAGCGGGCGCCGGGGCGCAGCGTCGAGGTGCGTGTGCCGCCCTTCGGCGCGGTGCAGTGCATCGAGGGCCAGACGCACACGCGCGGCACCCCGCCCAACGTGGTCGAGACCGACGCCGTCACCTGGCTGGCGCTCGCGGTGGGGCAGCTCGGCTGGGAGCAGGCCTGGGAGGCGGGCACGCTGCGGGTCAGCGGCCACCGCGCCGACCTCGAGCCCTACCTGCCGCTGGTCTGA
- the purL gene encoding phosphoribosylformylglycinamidine synthase subunit PurL, producing the protein MTVPTSTSQAPHVDTVTNAGATPDHEQPWLELGLKEDEYQRIRDILDRRPTSAELAMYSVMWSEHCSYKSSKVHFKHFADNTTDEMREKLLVGIGENAGVVDIGDGWAVTFKVESHNHPSYVEPYQGAATGVGGIVRDIMSMGARPIAVMDPLRFGNLNHPDTARVLPGVVAGVGGYGNCLGLPNIGGEVVFDDCYQGNPLVNALCVGAMRREDIHLAKASGAGNKVILFGAKTGGDGIGGVSVLASETFEEGGPAKRPAVQVGDPFAEKVLIECCLDLYKAGVVDGIQDLGGAGLSCATSELASNGDGGMQVELDLVPLRDATLRPEEILMSESQERMMAIVEPAKLDEFMAICRRWDVEATVIGEVTDGEHLVITWHGEVIVDVPPRSVAHDGPVYHRPMERPAYLDALQENGSRALPKPTTGDEVKADLLALLASPNLCDKSWVTDQYDRYVLGNTALAMPDDSGVVRVDEETGRGVAVSTDCNGRFAKLDPYAGAQLALAEAYRNVATVGATPLAITDCLNFGSPEDPGVMWQFAEAVKGIAEGCRELGVPVTGGNVSFYNQTGDTAIHPTPVIGVLGVMDDVARRTPSGWKTPGQVIYLLGTTGQELDGGEWAHVRHGHLGGRPPKVDLAAEKLLGDILVNASRDGLVDAAHDLSDGGLAVALAEATLRNGVGARIWLEEVCERDGIDAFTALFSESTARAVVAVPRSEEVRFTDMCTARGQAHARIGVVDDETDGLDVQGEFSVRLAELREAHTRTLPAVFGE; encoded by the coding sequence TGGCTCGAGCTCGGCCTCAAGGAGGACGAGTACCAGCGGATCCGCGACATCCTCGACCGCCGGCCCACGAGCGCCGAGCTCGCGATGTACTCGGTCATGTGGTCCGAGCACTGCTCGTACAAGTCAAGCAAGGTGCACTTCAAGCACTTCGCCGACAACACCACCGACGAGATGCGCGAGAAGCTCCTCGTCGGAATCGGCGAGAACGCCGGCGTCGTCGACATCGGCGACGGCTGGGCGGTGACCTTCAAGGTCGAGTCGCACAACCACCCGTCCTACGTCGAGCCCTACCAGGGCGCGGCCACCGGCGTCGGCGGCATCGTGCGCGACATCATGTCGATGGGCGCCCGGCCGATCGCGGTCATGGACCCCCTGCGGTTCGGCAACCTCAACCACCCCGACACCGCTCGCGTCCTGCCCGGCGTGGTCGCGGGTGTCGGCGGCTACGGCAACTGCCTCGGCCTGCCGAACATCGGCGGTGAGGTCGTCTTCGACGACTGCTACCAGGGCAACCCGCTCGTCAACGCGCTGTGCGTCGGGGCCATGCGCCGCGAGGACATCCACCTCGCCAAGGCGTCCGGCGCCGGCAACAAGGTGATCCTGTTCGGCGCCAAAACCGGTGGCGACGGCATCGGCGGCGTCTCCGTCCTCGCGTCCGAGACGTTCGAGGAGGGTGGTCCGGCCAAGCGCCCCGCCGTCCAGGTGGGCGACCCGTTCGCCGAGAAGGTGCTCATCGAGTGCTGCCTCGACCTCTACAAGGCTGGTGTCGTCGACGGCATCCAGGACCTCGGTGGCGCCGGCCTCTCCTGTGCCACCAGCGAGCTCGCGTCCAACGGCGACGGCGGCATGCAGGTCGAGCTCGACCTCGTGCCGCTGCGCGACGCGACCCTCCGCCCTGAGGAGATCCTCATGTCGGAGAGCCAGGAGCGCATGATGGCGATCGTCGAGCCGGCCAAGCTCGACGAGTTCATGGCCATCTGCCGCCGTTGGGACGTCGAGGCGACGGTCATCGGCGAGGTCACCGACGGAGAGCACCTCGTCATCACCTGGCACGGCGAGGTGATCGTCGACGTGCCGCCGCGTTCGGTGGCCCACGACGGCCCGGTCTACCACCGCCCGATGGAGCGGCCGGCATACCTCGATGCGTTGCAGGAGAACGGAAGCCGAGCCCTGCCGAAGCCCACGACGGGTGACGAGGTCAAGGCCGACCTGCTCGCCCTGCTCGCCTCGCCGAACCTGTGCGACAAGTCCTGGGTCACCGACCAGTACGACCGCTACGTGCTCGGCAACACCGCCCTGGCGATGCCCGACGACTCGGGTGTCGTGCGCGTCGACGAGGAGACCGGCCGCGGCGTCGCGGTCAGCACCGACTGCAACGGCCGGTTCGCCAAGCTCGACCCGTATGCCGGCGCGCAGCTCGCGCTCGCGGAGGCCTACCGCAACGTCGCCACGGTCGGCGCGACCCCGCTGGCGATCACCGACTGCCTCAACTTCGGCTCGCCCGAGGACCCGGGCGTGATGTGGCAGTTCGCCGAGGCGGTCAAGGGCATCGCCGAGGGGTGCCGCGAGCTGGGCGTCCCCGTGACCGGCGGAAACGTCTCCTTCTACAACCAGACCGGTGACACCGCGATCCACCCGACGCCGGTCATCGGCGTCCTCGGCGTCATGGACGACGTCGCGCGGCGCACCCCGAGCGGGTGGAAGACGCCGGGCCAGGTGATCTACCTGCTCGGCACGACGGGCCAGGAGCTCGACGGCGGCGAGTGGGCGCACGTGCGACACGGCCACCTCGGCGGGCGCCCGCCGAAGGTCGACCTCGCGGCCGAGAAGCTGTTGGGCGACATCCTCGTCAACGCCAGCCGCGACGGCCTCGTCGACGCCGCCCACGACCTGTCCGACGGCGGTCTCGCCGTCGCGCTGGCCGAGGCGACGCTGCGCAACGGCGTCGGGGCGCGAATCTGGCTCGAGGAGGTCTGCGAGCGCGACGGGATCGACGCGTTCACCGCCCTGTTCAGCGAGTCGACGGCCCGCGCGGTCGTGGCGGTCCCGCGCTCGGAGGAGGTGCGGTTCACCGACATGTGCACCGCCCGCGGCCAGGCCCACGCGCGCATCGGCGTCGTTGACGACGAGACCGACGGACTCGACGTGCAGGGCGAGTTCAGCGTGAGGCTGGCCGAGCTGCGCGAGGCCCACACGCGGACCCTGCCGGCCGTCTTCGGCGAATGA
- a CDS encoding fasciclin domain-containing protein, whose protein sequence is MNRTRRSAIAALALSIPLGLAACGGDAESSGTSAMDSSSSSSSSSSTTEAMGATAGEPFGAGCSAVPADGKGSFAGMATDPVATAASNNPLLSTLVSAVGEAGLAETLNTTQDITVFAPTNDAFAAVPKATLDAAMADPKGLLTKVLTNHVVQGRLSPDQVAGDHKTLAGTTITVEGSGEDFTVGEAKVVCGNIQTANATVYVIDGVLLPAQ, encoded by the coding sequence ATGAACCGCACCAGGCGCAGCGCCATCGCCGCCCTCGCCCTCTCCATCCCGCTCGGCCTGGCGGCCTGTGGCGGGGATGCGGAGTCGAGCGGGACCAGCGCGATGGACAGCAGCTCGAGCTCGTCGTCGAGCAGCAGCACGACCGAGGCCATGGGCGCCACGGCTGGCGAGCCCTTCGGCGCCGGCTGCTCCGCCGTGCCGGCCGACGGCAAGGGCTCGTTCGCCGGCATGGCCACCGACCCGGTGGCGACTGCTGCGAGCAACAACCCCCTGTTGTCCACCCTGGTCTCGGCCGTCGGCGAGGCCGGCTTGGCGGAGACGCTCAACACGACGCAGGACATCACCGTCTTCGCCCCGACGAACGACGCCTTCGCGGCCGTGCCCAAGGCGACCCTCGACGCCGCGATGGCCGACCCGAAGGGCCTGCTCACCAAGGTGCTCACCAACCACGTCGTCCAGGGACGGCTGAGCCCCGACCAGGTTGCCGGCGACCACAAGACCCTGGCCGGCACCACCATCACGGTGGAGGGCTCCGGTGAGGACTTCACGGTGGGCGAGGCCAAGGTCGTCTGCGGCAACATCCAGACCGCCAACGCCACCGTCTACGTCATCGACGGCGTGCTTCTCCCTGCGCAGTGA
- a CDS encoding LLM class flavin-dependent oxidoreductase, which produces MRFGITILPEHRWADAAPLWRGAEELGFDHAWTYDHLVWAGLQDAPWYGTTPTLTAAAMVTERIRLGTLVSSPNYRHPVTFLRDLLALDDVSGGRLLCGLGTGGDLDSRLLGEEHSVRERVDRFHEFTELLDRLLREDHVDHDGEHYRAVDARTLPGPVQQPRIPFVVAANGPRSLRLAARLGQGWVTTGGRAQTLEEWWAGVARLAERFDEALAGAERDRASCDRYLLLDSSPAFSLESADLFEEMTGRAGDLGFTDVITHWPRPEGVYAGDLRVLEEAASRVVRPRAGA; this is translated from the coding sequence ATGAGGTTCGGCATCACCATCCTCCCCGAGCACCGCTGGGCCGACGCCGCCCCGCTGTGGCGAGGCGCCGAGGAGCTCGGCTTCGACCACGCCTGGACCTACGACCACCTCGTGTGGGCCGGGCTGCAGGACGCGCCGTGGTACGGGACCACGCCGACGCTCACCGCTGCGGCCATGGTCACCGAGCGGATCCGCCTCGGCACACTGGTGTCGTCACCCAACTACCGCCACCCGGTCACCTTCCTGCGCGACCTCCTGGCCCTCGACGACGTCTCCGGCGGCAGGCTGCTGTGCGGCCTCGGCACCGGCGGCGACCTCGACTCGCGCCTGCTGGGCGAGGAGCACTCGGTGCGCGAGCGTGTCGACCGGTTCCACGAGTTCACCGAGCTGCTCGACCGGCTGCTGCGCGAGGACCACGTCGACCACGACGGCGAGCACTACCGGGCGGTCGACGCCCGCACCCTGCCCGGACCGGTCCAGCAGCCGCGCATCCCGTTCGTCGTCGCCGCCAACGGCCCGCGCTCGCTGCGGCTCGCGGCCCGCCTCGGGCAGGGCTGGGTGACGACCGGCGGCAGGGCACAGACGCTGGAGGAGTGGTGGGCCGGTGTCGCACGCCTCGCCGAGCGCTTCGACGAGGCGCTGGCCGGGGCCGAACGCGACCGGGCGTCGTGCGACCGCTACCTGCTGCTCGACAGCTCGCCGGCGTTCTCGCTGGAGAGCGCCGACCTCTTCGAGGAGATGACCGGCCGCGCCGGCGACCTCGGCTTCACCGACGTCATCACCCACTGGCCACGACCGGAGGGTGTGTATGCCGGAGACCTGCGTGTGCTGGAGGAGGCGGCCTCGCGTGTGGTCCGGCCGCGGGCGGGCGCCTAG
- a CDS encoding Gfo/Idh/MocA family oxidoreductase: MPAQTLPAPRTPDPLQAPPVRWGILGPGNIARSFATSLREGTRQQVVAVGSRSIDRAREFADEFGLPAAYGSYEDLVADDAVDVVYVASPHSEHRDHALLALEAGKPVLVEKAFTRNAAEAREVLDAARDRGLFAMEAMWTRFLPHIDVVRQSVEAGLLGDVLTVMADHGQTLHPDGPERLSSPHLAGGSLLDLGVYPLSFTSMVLGPFESVTAVGHLTDEGVDAQLSVTVTGAEQVLGLVGSSMVTKTPTSAAVVGRHARLEIPGDFFVPQPVRLLTPLGEELDRYEPDVREHGFRYEAAEVARCLHDGALESPLMTHAETLRVMEAMDEVRRQVGVRYPGE, translated from the coding sequence ATGCCCGCGCAGACCCTGCCCGCTCCCCGAACCCCCGACCCCCTGCAGGCACCCCCGGTGAGGTGGGGGATCCTCGGCCCCGGCAACATCGCCCGCTCCTTTGCCACCTCCCTGCGCGAAGGCACGCGCCAGCAGGTCGTCGCGGTGGGTTCCCGCAGCATCGACCGCGCCCGCGAGTTCGCCGACGAGTTCGGGCTGCCCGCGGCCTACGGCTCCTACGAGGACCTCGTGGCCGACGACGCGGTCGACGTCGTCTACGTCGCCTCGCCGCACTCCGAGCACCGCGACCACGCGCTGCTGGCCCTCGAGGCGGGCAAGCCCGTGCTGGTGGAGAAGGCGTTCACCCGCAACGCCGCCGAGGCCCGCGAGGTGCTGGACGCGGCCCGCGACCGGGGCCTGTTCGCCATGGAGGCGATGTGGACCCGCTTCCTCCCCCACATCGACGTCGTCCGCCAGTCGGTCGAGGCCGGGCTGCTCGGCGACGTGCTCACGGTCATGGCCGACCACGGGCAGACGCTGCACCCTGACGGCCCCGAACGGCTGTCGTCGCCGCACCTGGCCGGCGGCTCGCTGCTCGACCTCGGCGTCTACCCCCTGTCGTTCACGTCCATGGTGCTCGGCCCGTTCGAATCCGTCACGGCGGTGGGTCACCTGACCGACGAGGGCGTCGACGCCCAGCTGTCGGTGACGGTCACGGGCGCGGAGCAGGTTCTGGGACTGGTCGGCTCGTCCATGGTCACGAAGACGCCGACCTCGGCCGCCGTCGTGGGGCGGCACGCGCGCCTGGAGATCCCGGGCGACTTCTTCGTGCCCCAGCCGGTTCGCCTGCTCACGCCGCTGGGCGAGGAGCTCGACCGCTACGAGCCGGACGTCCGCGAGCACGGCTTCCGCTACGAGGCGGCGGAGGTCGCCCGCTGCCTGCACGACGGGGCCCTCGAGTCGCCGCTGATGACCCACGCCGAGACGCTGCGGGTCATGGAGGCGATGGATGAGGTCCGCCGCCAGGTGGGGGTGCGCTACCCCGGGGAGTGA